The nucleotide window AAAGTTTGAGGGGAAATATATTGAAATAAAGCTTGAATTTGACCGATACGAAAATGTAACAGAACAATTTACCATGTGTAGCTAATATAATTACATGAACAGAGGACAATATTACCACAAATACAAGGGCGACGAGAAAGAATGGAtacaaaaccaaattataatgaattttTGAGGAACCGGTACCGCTCGTTGTCCTGCAGAGTTGATTAGCTACGAACCCCACATTATCCTATCAAAATTGCCGAGTATAGACATAAATCCTgaagaaaataacaaaatgaTTAGCCGAAACGACATAAGAAGTAAAAAGGTTAATGCGATTCTttagtaaaacaaaacaaagaaaaaccgTGTACCTTACAAGAGATGCACCGGACATCAAGACTTTTGGGTCGCAGGAGCATTTTCAGTCAAAGATGACCCTAGCCGAAGCATTAGAGGATAGACAGGGCTGAACTCTTTGTCACCTCGGGCCCTAACATGCGTGGCATAGTCATCCAGTGTTGCTTTGATACCCTTCCATACCTGATCCTCTCCTTGAGAATCTAGCCACAATGAGTATTGAAGAGGTGTTAGTTTGTTCCTTTGCAATGGTGATTGCAATTCATCGGGACCTCGGGAGTAAAGATGGTGAAGTACGACACTTGGTGGTagatcttgaagaagaggaGATCCTCCAAGTTGGGATGTCTCCAAGAAGATGAGAGGTCGAAATGCTCGAAGGGCTCTGTACGGTGCACCAAGTTGCTCTACTGGGAACAAGTTTTGCCCTACTGCTAATTCCAGCTCAGCCATGTCCCTAGCCATCCTTAGCTTCCCTGATTCTGAAAGGGGTCTGACTAGAGAAGCATGCCTGATAAAGAATATTAAAACCCGTGCAGCCATGCTCCTAACGAGTCTGGTGCATATGGTCTCTGTTCCGACGGGAGCAGTTTTCGAAGGCAACACCCTAGACAGGAACTCACTACGAAAGTGAAGAATGCACTTTTGCAACTCCTCCATGTAAGGTGATGCATTGTTGTCCATAGCGGCATCCATGCCTAGCACACCGAATCTCTGTTCATGAATTTGCAATATGCAAGATTCCAGACGCTCAAGCATAGCTTGGAACAAGGACGTCACTGAGTCACAAGCAACCCCATATATTACACCTAATGAGGGAGACAACACATCTGAAGCAATAGTGGGCAGTCCTGCAATCATAGATGATATGCGTGTATGAATTTCTTGGAGATGCTGACATAACATGAAGTTCTTGAGCTGTGCAGGGGTTGCAGGACCATTGACTTGACGTGCTTCAGGACCAGTTGATATCTGCCATTGGGGACGTATTAATGCAATGAGAAATATTTGAACACGGGCAAAAAATCACTTGTCCAAATAAAGCAGTCAGCATACGTTTCTATTATATAAATGTCTTTCAAATGCCTTCCGCTAGATCAATCATAGGTATAAGGCACAACCCTTCAGAAGAACTGGCTATCCTTTGACTTACGAATCTGATTCAGAACAttgattgttttttaaattcttaAAAACCCAAATCCTCATAGAATAAAATTGCAAGGACCTAGACATCACAGAACAGACTTTGAACTTAACTAATAGATTGAGATTATGCAGAAACTACAAGTCAATGCATGAATTGTATGAGTTGTATTCAATGGAAACCATATTTATTGAGCTAATTACATCTAGCTTTAGACCCTTACACATCAGTCAAAAGAAGACTAGGATCATTTGTCTGCATTGGTGTTATATTAAGCAAGATAACTAAAAGATTACCTGGTATTCAGCTCGTTCACCAAGCAAGAGAAGAACCTTGCCAATTTCTCGCAATACAAGAAGAGTCAAGCGCCCATCCAACTGAACAGATTCTATTTCTTCTTGAATCCGTGATATAATTCTTGAGATCTGTTCTTTAGAGGGAACACTTCCACGGCTGGAAACTGGAAATACAGTATTCACAAGATCTGATAGACGACCCAAGCAGAGTGCCAAGAATGATGTTTGGAATATTTCAACAGCTGCAACCAGTTGTTCCTTTCCCTCTGACGTAATAGCCGGTAAAACTCCTTTGACATCAGTGTCACGTGCAATTCTTTCAAGAAGATTATCTATCATAGAGAAAAGCTTTGGATACCCCATAGTGAATACCTCCTTAACAAAACTTGATGCAGTGAAAGCAGACTTCATTTGGTTGGCAAAAGCCTTCACAAGGGCCTCCCACACTCTATCTGTTATCATGGGCTCACCTTCCTAAGCAAGTAACATATGACGTGAACCAAAGTTAATGACTTTGGACAGGATGAGAAGTAACAACCATTGCCAATAATATTAGCAATCAAGCAGAAAAGTCATTGAGATGAAATAATAACAGTAAAGCTTAAAAAAGCAGAATTGGGCGGTAATTCAACAATTACACATATTAAAAGCTTCAATTTTGTAGGTGACTCTTTGGTCGTACCGTGGTAGTGCAAATCAATCATCGTACACAGAAAATTAGTCATCTATTTGTAAACCAAAacacaaagtaaataaaaacaaactgtAGCAGCTCACGGGTACATGGTGCACTATTGACCGCTAACCTTGGTACGAAATTATTAGATCTGAAGAGAAAGTGAACGAGAACCCAACTTCGACAGTAGAATACAGTTGATGACTGGTCTGACTTCAGCAGAGCCAGTATTAGATGATAACTTTTCTTAGGAACTGCCTATTAAACGATTATGTTTGACATAAGTCCAatttaatccaatttaatagTAATccagtaatattttttttcatgtatcCATCAACTAATACAGAAAGGAGGCTGGTATCATATGTGAGCAAGTACTAGAATACAAAAGCACAAGTAAATTCTCATGCTTTTTATCAATCATACACACACAATCAAGTAATCaaacaattgaaaagcaaacacAAATGGACAAATCCTCTCACCTGAATAACCTCATCaagcaacaaaacatgagtAAACGGGTCGCGCTTCTTCGACAACACCCTCTGCAAGTGCCACACCGCAACCATTATCGAATGCAGCTGATCCATACAACTCCCCATCCTCTGCCAAATCGCCTCCCTCGCCTTTCCACCACCTCCAATCTGCGGCGTGCCCCCGCCTCCTCTGATCCCACCCGGCCCAAACCCGCTTCCTCCCGACCCCGAAATTGCCTTCATATCCAATGCTGCACTCACACTCTTCATCCCCATACCCTTATACTTGATAATCAGCTGATCCATAGCCTGCCTCAGCTCCCCCAAATTGTAAAACACCTGCAGCCCAGTCCCCACCTCGGCCTGGTTCAAACCCTCCATCCCTCTCTCCAGTACCTTCATCGCCTCCGTACGCAACTTGTCTCCGGTCTCTTTGACCCACTCGAGTTCGGAATCGACCACATCAATGCCGGCGAGGTCGTATTCGTTGTAGAGAGCTAAGATCTCGCAATGGAGCTGAGCGGCCTTGGCGAGATCGAGGCGCTCAGTGCCGTCGGAGGCGAGGGATCGGAGCTTACTGGAGAGGCGGAGGGCTCTGATGGAGTGGTGGAGAAGATCGGAGGAGGCATGGAGATTTTGGAGCTGGATGGTGAGGGTGCGGATGGAGGCGAGGGGGTCGGAGAGCTCGGATCGGGTGTGGCGAAGGGAGGACTGGAGGGCGGCAACGGAGGATCTGACGGTGGAGAGGGCGTGATCGGCGTGGTGGAGGGAAGAGAGCTGGGCGAGGAGGTCGGAGTGGCGGGAGAGAACCTCGGAGCGGAGCTGAGACTCGAGGAGGCGGATGGCATGCTGGAGCTTTTCGGCGGTGGAGGCGGGGGAGCCAGAGGAGAGGGCGGCGGAGGAGAAGGTGGTGGAGGAGAAAGAGGGGGAGAGGAAGACAGAGAAGATTGGGTCCGAGGCGAATGTGTCTAAGGGGGATGTGGTGGCGGTAGTTGGTGTGGCGGAGGTGGGAGTTGAGGATTTGAAGGTGGAGAGGCGTTGCAGTGGGGAAGCGGATGAGGAGGCGGGAGATGGAGAGGAAGCCATTTCCGACTCGATCGAGTCTCGACTGTAACTGCTACTGACCGCCCCGATCCCCTTTTGCTTCTTCTAtgtgtttctttctttttatttcaaatCCTTGGCCCAAACACAAATTTCAtaacaaaacaaacatttaagcccaaatccgtaggcGAGTCCAACGACAATGGCGTAAATGGGTTAAACAGTTAATTATTAGGACGAAAAAAGTTGGTAGTAAATTCGTACGAGTCAACATATGAATGATTGTTTTTTGTCACTGTAGTAAAGCACCATCTACGAACtttagattattttttttttgtgaacaaTCGATATCATCTACCATATGgggaggggtgggcttagcctcacaattggctaacaataatgtggttcaagttCTCTTTTGGccagaatcgaacctaagacctctcacttaccagtgaagaggaatatcatcagatcgtagtactaagtagctaCGAACTTTAGATTAATATAGATGTATTTTCCAAGATTCTTAAGGAGTTTGAATTCCCTTTCCTGAgctttatattaatttaaattgaatatcgtttgtataattttttttagggagactttggatgcggtctctAGCTATGAATAttatttgactaaaaccttgttggttttcaatttttgatccaagtccctgaaattaatgtaataatttatttctatgtacgttactatatttttttaaaattaaaaattgaaatttatagttgtttgtattaatgagattttaaataaaaaaccataatttgtgggattaaaaatattaaaatataaatatattattgtgtgtgtgtgtgtataaacatgggtacattcataaaaaaattaaccaacaaattagtgtatcaaaacatgggtacattcttcaaaatcacaaaaaaaaaaaaaaaaaaaagacattaggCTAAATAAAAtgagtaaatttcttcgattaaacttaacatggatacattctcaagtcaaataaaaaagaatgtacccatataagtttaaaaatggattagaaaaaaattgaatatattttatatagaaaaaggtacattttacatataacaaattggtatatttaagaatgagtacattttaagattaaaaatttgaaaaaaattacatgaatggtacatataattagcatgggtacatttagcaaaattaaaaatgggtacaaattaaataaataaaaaaatatgggtacaaatacaaataaaactttataaaatatgggcacaaaaaaaattaatatatgggtacaaattaaaactgaaaagaaaattggtacaaattaaaaaaaggtaaattaaaaaatggtacaaactaaatataaaaatatatgataaaaaatttagccataaatattaaatatactaattgtaacattttaaaCATTAagtgaatatatttagaaataaaaaatattttattattgaaataattaatgatgttattaataccaaggaccttgatcaaaaaatgaaaaggaataaggttttgatcaaaggagtagcaaaaagaaggatgagaacctaatttcttcttttttttattaaaaacaaaactccGTATTTGTCAATTTATGAAACATATTTCTTCTATATGAGTTGAAATAGACTGTGACCATCAATTGCGGCTAGTAGTATGGTTAAGTAatagtcatttttatttgtaagtaaaaAGTTTTAGATTCGAATGTCTGAAATAGTAGGTACATAACCAATTTATTCTTCTGTAATGTAAATATATCGATGAATGAAAAAATTGTGATCATATATTTGCACCTATTCCtatttctttcatatttttGGTATATTTCTTTTCGATAACTCTTAAGGCACCAATCATATTTAAACTCTTTCAATTTCAAATGATATGTCAGAATTTTCTTAGAATGCATGTAAATGGATGATCCAATCTCATATGGATGTCCCTTTGAGTGCACTGGCCTACTAGTCAACATAACCTAAAAATATTGATCTCCAATTTACAAATGACATACACACTCGTCTTATCATCTTGGAAATCATCAAAGTATTTAGAGTACAATTCCACAAAACTGTAGGAATAAGGTAACCTTCTACTGGCGACATGTGCGTGACTGTaaattaataaaccaataaagagataatttatcaataaagttataatataatataaaaaaaattaaaatctataAACTATATATTAAGGGAGCATGCTAatttggtaaaacaattgtaaattGGAATAACAAAATTTGTCCTCCCTACGTATAACTGTAGagaaacaaaataattagtaaaggatgttgatgcacaaaatcagtgagggctttggtacaacagaaagtgttaagtttgtgacattcgctagattgctctggtcactagtgttgataagtatgtaaattgatagagacagagaagcaaacacaagatgtacgtggttcatccagattgcctatatccacggaatagaggagttctcattaattgtgaagggcttacacaagtacataggttcaagctctcctttagtgagtactagtgactgatttagtacaaatgacattaggaaatattatgaaagaatgatctctatttatagaagagaattTCTAggttcattctgacattgacacgtgtcgtgttgtgattggcttctgatgttgctatgattagcttctgatgtcgacacgtgtcacgctgtgattggtctcctggttggagggaaactcttctaggtccttgatggtataacgttgaccggtgctcagtagtttcgggattggtcaagtatggtacaaacagtgctcccctaagttcccgagtgagggaagatCCTCAGTTGGGGagttgcaagatccaagccattgagtaatcacgaaacttctaagtaccgaagtgtggtatcattttcacttgccttatctgtctcatacgtagatgtggcatcttctctggaagtatttttcctccatccaggggtggtattttTAACCAATgaaaatgcacaaggtaatgtatcaatttcacttgaagcttacttgtaatttcgagcttggtcaagtgcgatacaaaccctatagtagaagtcccccaaatcgccaagctaggagatttgccgaaagatgtaacagacaaggtaagcaatcagacttccaagcaagcaacctggatcggaggttcgactttggcttccggttaattgttctccttctccttgtgtcgtaaacagcaacaaggataaggagaagcaaatggagaagagatgatatgagatacttttgcttttgaaaaagtaactttccacaggcttattcttgaactagactgaagggttttctggtttcctccatagTATAAGgccactcaagaatttgagggtcaaaacaagtcaattaaatcaagagtgcgttcaaccttgatgatatgggatacttttgttgttgacgaagtaatagatggattggcacgtgttctgttgcgcttatctccacatgcttccttgtatccttctcacttgccatatctgttcctcaagctgatgtggtatcttttctggaagcataagatgttgaagatgtgtactcgagagcaatgtcaggtaagtaatcaggcaaagggttacaggcagtcagttcctgactggaagcttgattccaagtgctgactgattgctctctttctccttgtcttgtaggtaagaacaagggcaaaggaaaagacagggaaaaagcatgatatgtgatattcttgcttttaaccctgataatattagatactcttgctctggtgtggctggtttgcataggtattattgagggggaagaaagctgagtatttcaagaggcttcgttgggagtgccctctcagatatgaggaagggttgagcatttttgcaggcctgactgtccgtggaggatggaggtcgacatatataggagtctccctaacaacaagtagtaatgctattcatttacccttcttggtcgtagtaatgtagtgggagctgtaagcttcacgtgttttaactttgtcagagcactttgaaaaagtggtatgtggtatctggaaagctgatgttgcatgtgcaAATTGCAGAAAAgatttatccaaggaaatctggctctcgaagtttagagagcgatgcctcttcgattttcgaacaagcaatcctgtcggggatatggctctcgaaattcgaggaacgatgcctcttcgatttttaagaaagcaatcatgttgggagtttggctcttgagattcagatagcggtgcctcttcgatttttgagaaagcaatcttgttatgagtgttttctcgaatgtaagtaaaggttatacatttttgccagtctgccttgccacgaagcacgaaggttgacacatagggacttttcagttatcaagtagtggtgttgttcctttaccattgtgggtaatagtagggtagctggaccttcaaaatttatgtgtctaaactttgtcagagatctttggcaaagttatctgtggtacccgaggagctgatgttgcatgtggagagtggtgcctcttcaatttttgaaccaacggccttattgccctttcttttataagggcaccaattgtgtgcaagaagtacattcaaagagttattgcttttagaaattttccccttatttttatacttaagagatttattgcacctcatttttccttcatcatttctgagcaAATGTATGGCCCATCCgatcgtcattttgacttgaactttggtgaagaggcagttatgccttctcaagacaacatatggcgatcatccttcttatcccctactggtcctcttaccgttgggaactctatgaaaaaaaatgatatgaccgctgcggtggtggccaagaaccttctcactcttaaagataatagactactttccaaacgatctgatgagttggctgttaag belongs to Malus sylvestris chromosome 17, drMalSylv7.2, whole genome shotgun sequence and includes:
- the LOC126611173 gene encoding conserved oligomeric Golgi complex subunit 5-like; translated protein: MASSPSPASSSASPLQRLSTFKSSTPTSATPTTATTSPLDTFASDPIFSVFLSPSFSSTTFSSAALSSGSPASTAEKLQHAIRLLESQLRSEVLSRHSDLLAQLSSLHHADHALSTVRSSVAALQSSLRHTRSELSDPLASIRTLTIQLQNLHASSDLLHHSIRALRLSSKLRSLASDGTERLDLAKAAQLHCEILALYNEYDLAGIDVVDSELEWVKETGDKLRTEAMKVLERGMEGLNQAEVGTGLQVFYNLGELRQAMDQLIIKYKGMGMKSVSAALDMKAISGSGGSGFGPGGIRGGGGTPQIGGGGKAREAIWQRMGSCMDQLHSIMVAVWHLQRVLSKKRDPFTHVLLLDEVIQEGEPMITDRVWEALVKAFANQMKSAFTASSFVKEVFTMGYPKLFSMIDNLLERIARDTDVKGVLPAITSEGKEQLVAAVEIFQTSFLALCLGRLSDLVNTVFPVSSRGSVPSKEQISRIISRIQEEIESVQLDGRLTLLVLREIGKVLLLLGERAEYQISTGPEARQVNGPATPAQLKNFMLCQHLQEIHTRISSMIAGLPTIASDVLSPSLGVIYGVACDSVTSLFQAMLERLESCILQIHEQRFGVLGMDAAMDNNASPYMEELQKCILHFRSEFLSRVLPSKTAPVGTETICTRLVRSMAARVLIFFIRHASLVRPLSESGKLRMARDMAELELAVGQNLFPVEQLGAPYRALRAFRPLIFLETSQLGGSPLLQDLPPSVVLHHLYSRGPDELQSPLQRNKLTPLQYSLWLDSQGEDQVWKGIKATLDDYATHVRARGDKEFSPVYPLMLRLGSSLTENAPATQKS